The genomic segment GCGCGCACCTTGGCGATCTCGGCTTCCAACTCGTGCGCAGAAAGCCCCTCCGCACCGAGCACACCCAATCCTCCCGCGGCCGACACCGCAGCGGCCAGCTCGCCACGGGCAATGAAACCCATGCCGGCCTGACAGATCGGGTAGGCGATGTCCAGGCGCTCGGTGAGCGCCGTCGACAGCGGGTTGGTTTGGTTCATGGTTCGGGCGGTTTGGTGAAATTCCGCCAAAGCATAACGGCCGTTCGGGTTGCCGCGCACCTTGGGGTCGCGTGGCGGCAGTGCCTAGGGAGCTGTTGTTTCTACGCGGCGTCACCCGACGAAGGGCCACGGCCCGATTTTCTAAGCCTTTTCGCGCGAGGGGACGCCGTCGACCTCAGCGTGCAGTTTTAGCCCGAGTGCGCCGATGACTTTCAGAATGGTGTCGAAGCTCGGGCTCCGCTCGCCGGAAAGCGCCTTGTAAAGACTTTCGCGGGATAAGCCGGCATCCCGGGCCACCTGCGCCATCCCCTTGGCACGCGCGATATCGCCGAGGGCTTTGGCAATGAAAGCGGCATCCCCGTCGGCTTCTTCGAGGCAGGCTTCCAGGTAAGCGGCCATTTCCTCGGGAGTTCTGAGGTGCTCGGCGACGTCGTAGTGAGTAGTTACGGTTGTGCTCATTGTCAGTGCTCCGAAAGGTTATGGGCCAGGCGTAAGGCGGTCTTGATGTCTCTGGCCTGGGTACTCTTGTCCCCACCGGCCAGCAAAATGACCAGCTCCGGGCCTCGCTGCTTGAAATACACCCGGTAACCGGGGCCGTAGTTGATTCGCAACTCTGAGACACCTTCGCCAACCGGCTCGACATCGCCGGGATTTCCAGCAGAGAGCCTTTCGATCCTTGCCTGGATTCGTGCTCTGGCGCGCAGGTCGCGCAGCGCGTCCAGCCACTGCGCAAAAAGATCGGTTTTTCGAATTTCGATCATGGCGCCAATGTAGCCGCGAGGCTACAAGAGGTCAACGCGGTGCGCACCGTTTCGAGGGACCGTGCGGCACGACGTGGGTCGTGGCGTCCTGCTCCGGTATCGATGGCCAGCCACATGGTTGGTTTACGATGCGGCGCCTTCGTCGGGCAGTCAGGAAATCCATCGCCCGGCGTCGCCGGGCTTTCCTACCGGGACAGGAGGCTGTGAGCGGCTCAGCCGCCCAGGCTTTCCAGCTCCGTCTGCTGCTCCAGCCACTCGGCTTCGAGCTGTTTGAGCTCCTTGACCTGCGTCGCCTGTTCGAACAGGCGTGCCTTGAGGGTGTCCTTCTGATCGTCGGCGTAGAGCGCCGGGTCGCTGAGCAGGGTTTG from the Immundisolibacter sp. genome contains:
- a CDS encoding addiction module antidote protein, with amino-acid sequence MSTTVTTHYDVAEHLRTPEEMAAYLEACLEEADGDAAFIAKALGDIARAKGMAQVARDAGLSRESLYKALSGERSPSFDTILKVIGALGLKLHAEVDGVPSREKA
- a CDS encoding type II toxin-antitoxin system RelE/ParE family toxin; amino-acid sequence: MIEIRKTDLFAQWLDALRDLRARARIQARIERLSAGNPGDVEPVGEGVSELRINYGPGYRVYFKQRGPELVILLAGGDKSTQARDIKTALRLAHNLSEH